One window of the Eucalyptus grandis isolate ANBG69807.140 chromosome 6, ASM1654582v1, whole genome shotgun sequence genome contains the following:
- the LOC104449777 gene encoding probable acyl-activating enzyme 6, with translation MDELKPSPPNSSPLTPLGFLERAATVYGDCPSVIYNDTTYTWSQTHSRCLRVASSLASRGIGRGHVVSVVAPNVPAMYELHFAVPMSGAVLNNINTRLDARTVSVLLRHGGSNLIFVDPQSRALVLEALSMLPPSSERPLLVLIADDDAADEVGNPLTSSRGDASFWCTYESLVERGNPDFQWIRPASEWDPMILNYTSGTTSSPKGVVHCHRGIFSITVDSLVDWAVPKQPVYLWTLPMFHGNGWSFPWGLAAVGGTSICLRKFDAATIYNLIRRHGVTHMCGAPVVLNMLSSGSGSGSGADAEQLKHPVKIMTAGAPPPAAVLFRTESLGFEVSHGYGLTETEGIVVSCAWKQQWNRLPAGERARLKARQGVRTVAMTEVEVVDPESGAPVRRDGSTLGEIVLRGGCVMLGYLKDPEGTAKCMRGGWFYTGDVGVMHPDGYLEIKDRSKDVIISGGENLSSVEVESVLYGHPAVHEAAVVARPDEFWG, from the coding sequence ATGGACGAGCTGAAGCCCAGCCCTCCGAACTCTTCGCCCTTGACCCCGCTCGGCTTCCTCGAAAGAGCCGCCACCGTCTACGGCGACTGTCCCTCCGTCATCTACAACGACACCACCTACACATGGTCGCAGACCCACAGCCGGTGCCTCCGGGTGGCCTCGTCGCTCGCTTCCCGTGGCATCGGCAGGGGCCACGTGGTCTCCGTCGTTGCCCCTAACGTGCCCGCCATGTACGAGCTCCACTTCGCCGTCCCCATGAGCGGCGCCGTCCTCAACAACATCAACACCCGCCTCGACGCCCGCACCGTCTCCGTCCTGCTCCGTCACGGCGGTTCCAACCTCATCTTCGTCGACCCCCAGTCTCGCGCCCTCGTCCTCGAGGCCCTCTCCATGCTTCCCCCGAGCTCCGAACGTCCGCTCCTCGTCCTCATCGCGGATGACGATGCCGCCGACGAAGTAGGCAATCCGCTGACCTCGTCACGGGGAGACGCTAGTTTCTGGTGTACTTACGAGAGCCTGGTCGAGAGAGGCAATCCCGATTTCCAGTGGATCCGACCAGCCAGCGAGTGGGACCCCATGATACTCAATTACACGTCGGGGACGACATCGTCGCCAAAGGGCGTGGTCCACTGCCACCGCGGGATCTTCTCGATCACCGTCGACTCGCTCGTGGATTGGGCCGTCCCGAAACAACCTGTCTACCTGTGGACCCTCCCGATGTTCCATGGCAACGGGTGGAGCTTCCCTTGGGGGCTCGCCGCCGTGGGCGGCACCAGCATCTGCCTCCGCAAGTTTGACGCAGCCACCATCTACAACCTGATCCGGCGGCACGGGGTGACCCACATGTGCGGCGCCCCCGTGGTGCTCAACATGTTGtcctccggctccggctccggctccggcgcCGACGCGGAGCAACTCAAGCACCCGGTCAAGATCATGACTGCCGGCGCCCCACCACCCGCAGCAGTGCTGTTTCGGACGGAGTCGCTCGGGTTCGAGGTCAGCCACGGGTACGGTCTCACCGAGACAGAGGGGATCGTGGTGTCGTGCGCTTGGAAGCAGCAGTGGAACCGCCTGCCGGCGGGGGAGCGGGCGCGGCTCAAGGCAAGGCAGGGTGTCCGGACGGTGGCCATGACGGAGGTGGAGGTCGTGGACCCGGAGTCGGGCGCCCCGGTGAGGCGGGACGGGTCGACGCTCGGCGAGATCGTCCTCCGGGGTGGATGCGTAATGCTGGGTTACCTCAAGGACCCGGAGGGGACCGCCAAGTGCATGCGGGGCGGGTGGTTCTACACGGGCGACGTCGGAGTGATGCACCCGGACGGGTACCTGGAGATCAAGGACCGGTCCAAGGACGTGATCATCAGCGGCGGGGAGAACCTGAGCAGCGTGGAGGTGGAGTCGGTGCTGTATGGGCACCCGGCCGTGCACGAGGCGGCCGTAGTGGCGAGGCCGGACGAGTTCTGGGGGTAG